The following nucleotide sequence is from Coffea eugenioides isolate CCC68of chromosome 3, Ceug_1.0, whole genome shotgun sequence.
AAAGTAAGGGCTGCTTTTTCGTTGATGGCCCTGGGGGAACAGGGAAAACATTTCTATATAGAGCATTATTAGCGGAAGTAAGGTCAAAAGGATACATAGCATTAGCCACTACTTCATATGGAGTTGCAGCAGCTATACTTCCAGGAGGTCGAATTGCACATTCCCGTTTCAAAATCCCGCTAGATATGAACCCAAATAAGATGTGCAAAGTGAGTAAACAAAGTTCATTAGCAAAGTTACTGTAACGAGCAAAATTAATAATTTGGGATGAAGCACCGATGACACATAAAGCTGGAATTGAGGAAGTTGATAAATTATTCAGGGATCTAATGGACAGCTCCGAGATATTTGGATCAAAGGTCATTGTTTTTGGAGGAGATTTCAGACAAGTATTGCCAGTTGTTGTTAGAGGGTCAAAAGCTTATTTTGTTCAGTCCAGTTTAATAACATCTTATATATAGCGCGAACTCCAAAAGATACAACTGAAAGAAAATATGAGAGCAAAATCGGACCCCAATTTTACAGAATATCTTCTTCGTATCGGCAATGGAACTGAACCAGTTATATATGATGAAAATGTTGAGATACCTGCAAAAATGCTCATCAGATATACCATTGAAGAAGAATCTTTAACTGCTCTAATCAACACAGTGTAtccagatttttcaatttttgttggCAGTAATTTTTCAGGAATCAATAGAGCTATCCTCACTACAAAAATGATTTCGTAGATGAAATCAATGATACCTTGATCCAAAAATTCCCAGGAGATTCTTTTGATTATATCAGCCGTGACACATGCTTAGATCCTTCTCAACAAGCCATTCTGGAAGATTTCATAAACAACCTCATGCCTAATGGTTTACCTCCACATCGATTAATTCTAAAGCAAAATACACCAATTATGCTGCTTCGGAACATTGATCCACCTGAGGGACTATGTAATGGCACTAGACTTTTATGTAGATCATTAAAATCTAATGTAATAGATGCTATTATAAGCTCAGGTGAATTCAGTGGAAAACAAGTCTTTCTCCATAGGATTTGCTTTAGAGTTGAAGATGATCCAAATTATCCAATCTCTTTTGAAAGGATACAATTTCCTGTAAGGCTTTGTTTTGCAATGACTATCAACAAAGCTCAGGGACAAACTTTAGACTTTGTTGGTATTTATCTTCATGAGCCTGTATTTTCACATGGCCAGCTTTATGTTGCCATTTCAAGAGCTAAAAATAACAATTCTAGCAAGATCCTTATACGACCTCCTATACACGATATTACCTTGGACAATTTGACTGCAAATATAGTTTACCAAGAAGTTTTGCACTTAGCTAATGCATAGTCTTATTAAACATATTGTTTAAATGCACCTGTTGTATATACATCATGTCCCAGTATTATATTAACATAGTTATTTTCCCAGCTATTTGCAGCAATACTACAGAGAAAAATGGACAGCAACTTGGTACGGTTCTATGAGATCAGCCTAGAGTGAAGTGATTGGACTACAATTGGCCAAGTCCTGGAGAAGCAGAAACCTCAAATTTCAAGGAAAGGAACTTCCTATAAGAAACTGGTCTTTGTTGATGCTGAGGTAATAGTTAGGCATCTACAATTATTTACTTTTATGTTACTCTTTCCTATTCACAATTTGATTTCTACATACCAATAACCCAACATTCTAGCTCAGAAtcagaaaactaattttgatttgcAGTAGAATTACACTCACTCTAGACTTTGTTCAGTCTTATCGTAGAAATTTGGATTAAAGTTGACAACAGTTACCTAAATCCTCATACTAGAATATGAAAAAACCAAAGAgtaatcaaaattttaaaaaaatacaggAAAAACTATCTGTACCACCCACTTTGAATAATGAACAGCTGGCAAAAGCAATTAAATGTTTCCAATAAATTGCACCCTTGATTAACTAAACTGACGTGTTATGGTTTGCTCTGCCGGACAAATTCGCCGAGTGCACCATTTTCAGTAATTTTTATTGTTGCTCACTGAAGAGGTAAACTTTAGGGCGACAAAACTAGCTCAAAGTATAGATACGAAGGACCATTATTGAAATTACTTGACAATAAAGTTCACCACACTACCAGTTGAGGTATCATACCCGTTGGTTTGTCAAACTACCTTGCTCACCATTTCCATTCAGCTCACTTTGGAGAGACTTCTGGTAGGCTAAAACATTGACCAGAACCAATTAAGGCAAAAAAAAGTGGTTAACAAACATTAGCAAAAATCCAAACACTTCATGCTCAAGTTCTACAGCTTATGTAGATCATGGTATGATCTTTCTGGTTATTCGTTTTCCCTTTTCCATACTCAAATGTATTTTAATTAAAAATGCTAAGTCAAGTGCTTAACTTCAATACTTCCTGAAATGTTATCATAATTTGTGTTCCTGAAATGTTAACTTCAAGACTTCATCAAGGGTGCAGCTTCAATTTATTCTGGGTAATAGGTGCCAAAATTATCCCTTTTGTGACCATACACATAGCTAACCTCCTATTGTCATTTTGTCATAGTGTGCATATAGTTTGTTCCCCCCCTGTGATTATGAGTTTTAGAACCTTTTTGCTGCTGTATATTTCTTATCATTAAATTCTGATTGCACCATTAATTGCTGAGTAAGATTTTTAACAAGGGGCACTGAAATAGCACCCTTAGGTCACACCTGAAATTTGTAAACAAAATTTTGTCGGCTGGATCAGTCACGAGCCTTTTCTTGAAGTATATTTGAATATTATCTGAATTCAATAATCTCATTTTTGTGTTACAACTTTGATTTTCAAATACTCTGGCAATCTGAAAACATAGTTTATTTCAAGCTATCTTGCCCCAACTGATGTTTTTATAGGAATGTGGCATTTTCTTGTAACACACATCTTCTTCTTGCATACCGTGATCTTCCAGCATTGACGCCTTGTTTCCATCAACCCCAGCGCA
It contains:
- the LOC113766680 gene encoding ATP-dependent DNA helicase PIF1-like — protein: MTHKAGIEEVDKLFRDLMDSSEIFGSKVIVFGGDFRQRELQKIQLKENMRAKSDPNFTEYLLRIGNGTEPVIYDENVEIPAKMLIRYTIEEESLTALINTVYPDFSIFVGRDSFDYISRDTCLDPSQQAILEDFINNLMPNGLPPHRLILKQNTPIMLLRNIDPPEGLCNGTRLLCRSLKSNVIDAIISSGEFSGKQVFLHRICFRVEDDPNYPISFERIQFPVRLCFAMTINKAQGQTLDFVGIYLHEPVFSHGQLYVAISRAKNNNSSKILIRPPIHDITLDNLTANIVYQEVLHLANA